In SAR116 cluster alpha proteobacterium HIMB100, one DNA window encodes the following:
- a CDS encoding ABC-type proline/glycine betaine transport system, permease component (PFAM: Binding-protein-dependent transport system inner membrane component; Protein of unknown function (DUF2628)), whose product MNDQSVLEKADRDISIAAFVGKNHPYYEDVFDKIQRNELPVWRINLFALLIPWFWASWRGIWLVFWLALAVDVVALACLMQVVKFTPLLAAALQNPDANTTLIPRYTDWIEIYTLAGWGLFFTGRMWIGYQANRWYHNQYNRWRVIETVASGISAKRMSIAVLIMVICVPITTYRASQQRLDGRACLNQIKAGEKIQDLVTRFDENDLDALRLTLEKEAATSQSEFDRLNALETLTNEQKAERSALRKQARKANRDVDVVNEYQAISQKDRFDCAFIDDFPTLTRIVPPGEVRYRRVPDKEAIAAGDLDATKVLIQQKAPIEGRRVNIFTYNAEAIDTSINYLRAQYAGFFDAMTHILRQSLINVEIAFMQTPWPVTAFLFLALSWAYTNRITVIFVASSLAFLAVFELWQIAMQTMALVVVATAICVFVGLPTGIWMAKNKWFRWITEPVLDVMQTIPSLSYLVPAVAFFGISQPPAVLATVIFAIPPMVKLTALGILQVPESTKEAALAFGASERQLLRKVELPMALPSIMAGLNQTIMLALSMATISAFIGAAGLGALVTESLGEAQAGKGLLAGIAIALVAMMIDRILRGIRASFSRI is encoded by the coding sequence ATGAATGACCAGTCAGTGTTAGAAAAAGCAGACCGCGACATTTCGATAGCGGCATTTGTTGGCAAAAATCATCCTTATTACGAGGATGTGTTTGACAAAATCCAGCGAAATGAATTGCCCGTTTGGCGGATCAATCTATTTGCATTGCTCATTCCCTGGTTTTGGGCGTCCTGGCGCGGTATTTGGCTTGTGTTCTGGTTGGCACTCGCAGTTGATGTGGTTGCTTTAGCTTGCCTGATGCAGGTTGTGAAATTCACGCCTTTACTGGCTGCTGCACTGCAAAATCCAGATGCCAACACAACCTTAATCCCGCGTTATACAGACTGGATTGAAATCTATACACTTGCCGGTTGGGGATTATTCTTTACTGGCCGGATGTGGATTGGGTATCAAGCGAACCGATGGTACCACAATCAATATAACCGGTGGCGCGTGATCGAGACGGTTGCCAGCGGTATTTCAGCAAAGCGTATGTCCATTGCTGTTTTAATTATGGTTATCTGTGTGCCGATTACGACTTACCGTGCCAGTCAGCAGAGATTGGATGGACGGGCCTGTTTGAACCAGATTAAGGCAGGTGAAAAAATTCAGGATCTGGTCACAAGATTTGATGAAAATGATCTGGATGCTCTTCGGCTGACACTGGAAAAAGAAGCGGCGACAAGTCAATCAGAATTTGATCGGTTAAACGCCCTGGAGACGTTGACGAATGAGCAAAAGGCTGAACGCAGCGCCTTAAGGAAACAGGCCAGAAAGGCAAATCGCGATGTTGATGTGGTCAATGAATATCAGGCCATCAGTCAAAAGGACCGTTTTGACTGTGCTTTCATTGATGACTTTCCAACATTGACAAGAATTGTTCCTCCTGGAGAAGTCAGATATCGGCGTGTACCAGACAAAGAGGCGATTGCGGCCGGCGATTTGGACGCAACGAAGGTCCTGATCCAGCAAAAGGCACCTATCGAAGGGCGGCGGGTGAATATTTTCACCTATAATGCGGAAGCAATCGACACAAGCATCAATTATCTGCGCGCACAATATGCAGGGTTTTTTGATGCGATGACTCACATTCTGCGCCAGTCTCTTATCAATGTAGAAATTGCGTTTATGCAAACACCCTGGCCGGTCACTGCCTTTTTGTTTCTTGCACTCAGCTGGGCATACACAAACAGGATCACTGTCATATTTGTTGCCAGCTCTCTGGCCTTTCTGGCGGTGTTTGAGCTTTGGCAGATTGCAATGCAGACTATGGCACTTGTCGTGGTGGCAACCGCCATTTGTGTGTTTGTCGGTCTTCCCACCGGCATTTGGATGGCGAAGAATAAGTGGTTCAGATGGATAACAGAGCCTGTGCTGGATGTTATGCAAACGATACCATCATTAAGCTATTTGGTTCCTGCGGTCGCTTTCTTCGGAATCTCTCAGCCGCCGGCGGTACTGGCAACAGTCATTTTCGCTATTCCCCCGATGGTGAAGCTGACCGCCCTTGGCATCCTGCAGGTTCCGGAAAGCACAAAGGAAGCCGCTCTGGCATTTGGTGCATCCGAACGCCAGCTGTTACGGAAGGTTGAGCTGCCTATGGCGCTGCCATCCATCATGGCTGGCCTTAATCAAACCATTATGCTTGCGTTGTCTATGGCAACAATCTCTGCCTTTATTGGGGCAGCTGGCCTAGGCGCGCTAGTCACAGAATCACTTGGGGAAGCGCAAGCCGGCAAGGGTTTACTTGCCGGTATTGCTATTGCCCTTGTGGCGATGATGATCGACCGTATCTTAAGAGGGATACGGGCATCATTCAGTCGAATTTAA
- a CDS encoding glycine betaine/L-proline transport ATP binding subunit (PFAM: ABC transporter~TIGRFAM: glycine betaine/L-proline transport ATP binding subunit) gives MNDAVIEVENVWKIFGNKAGEAMSEIRSTGLSKSEVLEKYDAVVGVKDANFTVAEGEIFCLMGLSGSGKSTLVRHINRLIEPTAGNIRIMGDDIGAMKQDELRAIRADKIGMVFQNMALLPHRSVRDNIGFALELRGMDGYHRFQAAEKALETVSLHGYGDRLPSELSGGMQQRVGLARALAADPDILLMDEPFSALDPLIRRNLQDEFLSLSNTLNKTTVFITHDLDEAIRMGDRIGIMKDGEIVQIGTAEDIVTEPADDYVADFVAGISRLKLVTASKIMVNPKQHIAANGAIPDGAPVAAPEDDLDTLVGLSTGTDLPVIIKSDSKTVGVVTKDTLLKGLQGGTQE, from the coding sequence ATGAATGATGCCGTTATTGAAGTAGAAAATGTGTGGAAAATCTTCGGCAATAAAGCTGGAGAGGCTATGTCAGAAATTCGCTCCACCGGCCTCAGTAAATCAGAGGTGTTAGAGAAATATGATGCGGTTGTGGGCGTAAAGGATGCCAATTTTACTGTTGCTGAAGGTGAAATTTTCTGTCTGATGGGTTTGTCAGGATCAGGAAAATCAACTTTGGTCCGCCACATCAACCGCCTGATTGAGCCAACTGCCGGAAACATTCGCATCATGGGCGACGATATTGGCGCAATGAAGCAAGATGAGCTGCGTGCAATTCGTGCTGATAAGATTGGTATGGTTTTTCAGAATATGGCGTTGCTGCCGCATCGTTCTGTTCGTGACAATATCGGGTTTGCCCTGGAATTGCGTGGCATGGACGGCTATCACCGTTTCCAGGCAGCTGAGAAGGCACTTGAGACCGTATCTCTTCATGGCTATGGAGACAGGCTGCCTTCTGAATTATCCGGAGGGATGCAGCAACGAGTTGGCCTGGCCAGAGCCCTGGCAGCAGATCCTGACATTCTTCTGATGGACGAGCCTTTTTCTGCTCTTGACCCGTTGATCAGGCGGAACCTTCAGGATGAATTTTTATCGCTGTCAAACACATTGAACAAGACAACCGTTTTCATCACCCATGATCTGGATGAGGCTATCCGTATGGGAGACCGTATCGGCATCATGAAAGATGGTGAAATTGTTCAGATCGGCACGGCCGAAGATATTGTGACCGAACCCGCAGATGATTATGTCGCTGACTTTGTCGCGGGCATCTCTAGGTTAAAGCTTGTTACAGCATCCAAAATCATGGTGAACCCAAAGCAACATATTGCAGCAAATGGCGCGATTCCTGATGGCGCGCCGGTTGCTGCTCCAGAAGATGATCTCGACACGCTTGTTGGCCTGAGCACCGGAACAGACCTACCCGTGATTATCAAATCAGACAGTAAAACAGTTGGTGTTGTCACCAAAGACACGCTCCTGAAAGGGCTCCAGGGAGGAACCCAAGAATGA
- a CDS encoding glycine cleavage system T protein (aminomethyltransferase) (PFAM: Glycine cleavage T-protein C-terminal barrel domain; Domain of unknown function (DUF1989); Aminomethyltransferase folate-binding domain), which produces MVMGGHVILSLNVTRDFTNIGQMSGGRLFSGFPSRNALQPISLPPRDAVKFHLRSGDLLRIDNASSQASLALQAFTKTGSRKDAVMGLGQASWLDPESYEFEVHHGWLQAQGADPADHTKAVFLHQTDEPFVIQASDNLTIWLINVQSVAGLISGEHVGSAYIWHQRSESSVVLPEPLGDVRDAFTVKRGTAQAYELRQGESVQIIDIDGQQCSDFQALRLNGLDSGEESMIDSTATRSMVRRAYPVPGLFDKFFDPDMRPLLRVVQDTCGRHDTFGLACTARSYEDRGFPGHVNCSDNISFALAPYGVSRRLAWPAINFFWNTWLDDHHNILTEEAFSRPGDHVVMEALDNLLCVTTACPDDIDPINGWNPTDIHVRIYSDKTTISKSVAYRVTEDAPMQKTRPSAFHARLEPLTNHFTPARDMWSAASFPATGSIGEYWACRDAATVQDMSGLRKLDIIGPDAKYLLQLALTRDIAKLAVWRGTYALICNEMGEVIDDGTLFRLAPHLFRWCCGNEQSGRWLSALADQHNLQVRIHDLGSSLPNLALQGPRSRQILEKIVFTQPNVPSLAQMNWFGVTVARLHDREGPPFMLARTGYTGELGYELFCAERDALSIWDRLMEAGAEHNLVPMGSEALEMLRIEAGFASRAEFAAGSDAFEAGLGFAVNLNKTAFIGQDALKRNAEAQRKQLRGLKLDCSDTPQHGAPIYAGEQQVGVITSATWSPKFECAIAMARVAVEHAETGQQLEVGQLDGRMKRLLAKVTDLPFFDPKRERARA; this is translated from the coding sequence ATGGTGATGGGGGGACACGTCATTTTAAGTCTGAACGTCACTAGGGACTTTACAAATATCGGGCAGATGTCTGGTGGACGCTTATTTTCTGGATTTCCCTCCAGGAACGCTCTCCAACCGATATCTTTGCCGCCACGGGATGCTGTGAAGTTTCATCTGCGTTCTGGCGATTTGTTGCGCATAGATAACGCCTCTTCACAAGCCAGCCTCGCTCTCCAGGCCTTCACCAAAACCGGCTCACGAAAAGACGCCGTAATGGGCCTTGGACAGGCTTCTTGGCTGGACCCGGAAAGTTATGAATTTGAAGTCCATCACGGATGGCTGCAGGCGCAGGGTGCTGACCCGGCTGATCACACAAAGGCGGTCTTTCTGCATCAAACAGATGAACCGTTTGTGATTCAAGCAAGCGACAATCTGACAATCTGGCTGATCAATGTACAATCTGTCGCCGGTCTGATTTCAGGTGAACATGTGGGCTCTGCTTATATTTGGCATCAGCGCTCTGAAAGCTCAGTGGTTCTGCCTGAACCGCTTGGTGATGTTCGCGACGCATTCACGGTAAAAAGAGGAACTGCACAGGCATATGAACTTCGCCAAGGGGAATCCGTACAGATTATTGATATAGACGGCCAGCAATGTTCTGATTTTCAAGCCCTGCGCTTGAATGGTCTGGACAGTGGTGAAGAAAGTATGATTGATAGCACCGCAACCAGATCGATGGTGCGCCGGGCCTATCCTGTACCAGGATTATTTGATAAGTTTTTTGATCCCGATATGCGGCCGCTGCTGAGAGTAGTTCAGGACACTTGTGGGCGGCATGATACGTTTGGGCTGGCATGTACAGCCCGCAGCTATGAAGACCGTGGCTTTCCTGGTCATGTAAACTGTTCTGATAATATTTCTTTTGCTCTGGCCCCTTATGGGGTATCGCGCCGCCTTGCCTGGCCAGCGATTAATTTCTTCTGGAATACATGGCTGGATGACCACCATAATATTCTGACCGAAGAAGCATTCTCGCGTCCTGGTGACCATGTTGTAATGGAGGCGCTAGATAACCTGTTATGCGTAACAACAGCCTGTCCAGATGATATTGACCCGATAAACGGATGGAATCCAACAGACATACATGTGCGCATCTACAGTGACAAAACAACAATTTCTAAGTCAGTTGCTTACCGGGTAACGGAGGATGCGCCTATGCAGAAAACTCGCCCCTCAGCATTCCATGCTCGGCTTGAACCGCTGACAAATCATTTCACCCCTGCACGTGATATGTGGTCAGCGGCCTCATTTCCGGCTACCGGCAGTATCGGTGAATATTGGGCCTGCAGAGACGCCGCTACTGTTCAGGATATGAGCGGTTTGCGCAAACTTGATATTATTGGTCCTGATGCTAAATATTTATTGCAACTCGCCCTCACCAGGGATATTGCGAAATTAGCTGTCTGGCGCGGAACATATGCGCTGATTTGCAACGAAATGGGAGAGGTCATTGATGACGGGACCTTGTTCCGGTTAGCTCCGCATTTATTTCGCTGGTGTTGTGGCAATGAACAAAGCGGGCGATGGCTAAGCGCATTAGCAGATCAGCATAACCTTCAGGTTCGGATCCATGATTTAGGCTCATCACTGCCCAATCTTGCCCTTCAGGGCCCGCGGTCGCGGCAGATTTTAGAGAAAATCGTCTTCACACAACCAAATGTCCCATCACTTGCACAAATGAACTGGTTTGGCGTTACCGTTGCCCGGCTGCATGATCGCGAAGGTCCGCCATTCATGCTGGCACGGACCGGCTATACTGGAGAACTTGGATATGAGCTGTTCTGTGCTGAAAGAGATGCGCTGTCGATTTGGGATCGGCTGATGGAGGCAGGCGCCGAACATAACCTCGTGCCCATGGGATCTGAGGCTCTGGAAATGCTTCGCATTGAGGCTGGTTTCGCAAGCAGGGCAGAATTTGCAGCCGGTTCAGATGCATTTGAGGCAGGATTGGGGTTTGCCGTTAACCTGAACAAAACAGCCTTTATCGGGCAAGATGCGCTGAAGCGAAATGCTGAGGCCCAGAGAAAACAGCTAAGGGGACTGAAACTTGACTGCAGTGATACACCGCAACATGGCGCCCCAATATACGCCGGAGAACAGCAAGTAGGCGTCATTACCTCAGCGACATGGTCTCCAAAATTTGAATGTGCTATTGCCATGGCAAGGGTGGCTGTGGAACACGCAGAAACAGGTCAACAGCTTGAAGTGGGGCAACTTGACGGGCGCATGAAGCGTCTGTTGGCTAAGGTAACTGACCTTCCATTTTTTGACCCCAAACGTGAAAGGGCAAGGGCATGA
- a CDS encoding truncated hemoglobin (PFAM: Bacterial-like globin), whose translation MSLFEKYGGFATVSKLVSELYEELSQNEITAPYFENSNMTSLMDHQVKFLSQALGGPEQYTGQAMNAAHTGLKITEAAFTEVAKTIQFILEDNGVEDEDVDQIMALLGSLKDDVVEV comes from the coding sequence ATGTCACTTTTTGAAAAATATGGTGGGTTCGCGACCGTCAGTAAATTGGTTTCTGAGCTTTATGAAGAATTGAGCCAGAACGAAATCACCGCGCCTTATTTTGAAAATTCGAATATGACCTCGCTGATGGATCATCAGGTGAAGTTCTTATCACAAGCTCTCGGCGGACCCGAACAATATACAGGGCAAGCGATGAATGCAGCCCATACAGGTCTTAAAATTACTGAAGCGGCCTTTACCGAAGTCGCAAAGACCATCCAATTTATTTTGGAAGATAATGGTGTAGAAGATGAAGATGTGGACCAGATCATGGCCCTTCTGGGGTCATTGAAAGACGATGTCGTCGAAGTCTGA
- a CDS encoding Stage II sporulation protein E (SpoIIE) (PFAM: Stage II sporulation protein E (SpoIIE)), whose product MSSKSEPNFIDLFEIPTVRLDSTLNVVEANGWFNALFGDLAGKAVAEMSADFNERKFIRKTSSGQPYSCGLLSVGDRQVQYSLRLKPFADHFIGVAVDASASAKAEAMLASYSEMIEKQNREIKAKTAQVNIWRDRIQQELQQAATVQDLLVPKHVANRFLDSRCEPLQELSGDFHEVGFHADGQMTFISGDVAGKGIYAAIMLAQTLTAFRASFDRGTLTDVAVNMVAMLEDRFPDGLFVALTLIRQSADRQTVNILNLGNPDGVLIDGDGPVALIPSAGPAIGILPADIYQDLPVSKYNLTDKRLYVFTDGVLDIQRDGYQTGFANCEEVSQFLYALEQTNPRSPLDDLIAIVRANEQIDDVTIACLHADPRHE is encoded by the coding sequence ATGTCGTCGAAGTCTGAGCCTAATTTCATTGACCTTTTTGAAATTCCGACTGTTCGTCTAGATTCAACGCTTAATGTTGTTGAGGCGAATGGTTGGTTTAATGCACTTTTCGGCGATTTGGCTGGCAAGGCTGTCGCCGAGATGAGTGCTGATTTCAACGAACGAAAATTCATCAGGAAAACGTCATCTGGTCAGCCCTACAGCTGCGGACTTCTGTCTGTAGGAGACCGGCAGGTACAATATTCATTGCGGTTAAAACCATTTGCAGACCATTTTATCGGTGTTGCGGTTGATGCGTCAGCTTCTGCAAAGGCAGAGGCGATGCTGGCCAGCTATAGCGAGATGATTGAGAAGCAAAATCGAGAAATTAAAGCAAAAACTGCACAAGTGAATATTTGGCGGGATCGTATTCAACAGGAATTGCAGCAGGCAGCGACTGTCCAGGACCTGCTGGTGCCCAAACATGTTGCAAATCGCTTTCTGGATTCACGATGTGAGCCACTTCAGGAATTATCTGGTGACTTTCATGAAGTTGGCTTTCATGCAGATGGGCAGATGACATTTATATCGGGTGATGTGGCAGGCAAAGGGATTTATGCCGCGATTATGCTGGCACAGACCTTGACGGCCTTCAGAGCCAGTTTTGACAGAGGCACGCTAACCGATGTTGCCGTCAATATGGTGGCTATGCTGGAGGACAGATTTCCAGATGGCTTATTCGTTGCTCTGACGCTGATCAGGCAATCTGCGGATAGACAAACTGTAAATATACTGAATTTGGGTAACCCTGATGGTGTTCTTATCGATGGTGATGGGCCTGTCGCCCTGATCCCGTCAGCTGGACCTGCTATTGGGATATTGCCTGCTGATATCTATCAGGACCTTCCTGTCAGTAAATACAACCTGACAGATAAAAGACTGTATGTCTTCACCGATGGTGTGCTGGATATTCAACGTGACGGATACCAAACCGGTTTTGCCAATTGTGAGGAGGTAAGCCAGTTTCTCTATGCATTGGAACAAACCAACCCCCGCAGCCCGCTGGATGATTTGATAGCGATTGTGAGGGCAAACGAACAGATTGATGATGTCACCATTGCTTGTTTACATGCTGATCCGAGACATGAATAG
- a CDS encoding adenylate/guanylate cyclase family protein (PFAM: Adenylate and Guanylate cyclase catalytic domain): protein MCAMLKTDFVSTFALPVFSLDSVLNFSEINASFFEIFGDVQGKPITSLSDEFNERKCVRKISAGQAYRFKIFTSDVRKTPYSVELRQTASGYIGFAVEAADAAKAEAMLASYSEMMEKQNRILKAEKNKSEKLLQSLLPATFIDELQSLSGTTPKTMKKAGLLMVALPQVQHLLGGLEADDMFAELDELFTCFDLLAEIHACQRLEATPNSYLAALPLLSPDSPACETLAQFALDAIEVIKLRQSQIHILCKFGLHLGEVTTGIVGKTHLSFMAMGTGVAAVADITGQADDLQVCCSDTIYQYSEPLRHALQLNSNGPDMSDKDPVYRLSPEFGTRNQDKLQQCISRAKTLRRNF from the coding sequence ATGTGCGCGATGCTGAAAACAGATTTCGTATCCACATTCGCTCTCCCGGTGTTCAGCTTGGACAGCGTGTTAAATTTTAGCGAGATAAACGCGTCATTTTTTGAAATTTTCGGTGATGTTCAGGGTAAACCCATCACATCTTTAAGCGATGAATTCAATGAACGAAAATGTGTGCGGAAAATCAGCGCAGGACAGGCCTATCGGTTTAAGATATTCACTTCAGATGTCCGGAAGACACCCTATTCGGTTGAGCTGAGGCAAACCGCTAGTGGATATATTGGCTTTGCTGTTGAAGCAGCTGACGCGGCTAAAGCAGAAGCCATGCTGGCCAGCTACAGCGAGATGATGGAAAAGCAAAACCGTATTTTAAAGGCAGAAAAGAACAAATCTGAAAAATTGCTTCAGTCACTGTTACCAGCCACTTTTATTGACGAGCTTCAGTCTCTTTCCGGAACAACGCCCAAAACCATGAAAAAAGCTGGTCTTCTGATGGTCGCATTGCCCCAGGTTCAGCATTTATTGGGCGGCCTGGAAGCAGATGATATGTTTGCAGAGCTTGACGAGCTTTTTACATGTTTTGACCTGTTGGCCGAGATACATGCCTGCCAGAGGCTGGAGGCAACACCAAACAGCTACCTTGCTGCACTGCCGCTTCTTTCACCAGATAGTCCGGCCTGTGAAACCCTGGCCCAGTTTGCTTTGGATGCGATTGAAGTCATAAAATTGAGGCAGTCGCAGATTCACATACTGTGTAAATTTGGCTTGCATTTAGGTGAGGTCACTACCGGTATTGTGGGAAAGACACATTTATCCTTCATGGCAATGGGTACAGGCGTTGCGGCGGTTGCTGATATCACTGGTCAGGCAGATGACCTGCAGGTCTGCTGTTCAGACACCATTTATCAGTATAGCGAGCCGCTTCGACATGCTTTGCAGCTGAATTCAAATGGTCCTGACATGAGCGATAAAGATCCTGTTTACCGGCTTAGCCCAGAGTTTGGCACACGTAATCAGGACAAATTGCAACAATGCATCAGCAGAGCAAAAACGCTGCGGCGTAATTTTTAG
- a CDS encoding anti-anti-sigma regulatory factor (antagonist of anti-sigma factor) (PFAM: STAS domain~TIGRFAM: anti-anti-sigma factor) gives MAFEIDHTDEATILTLSGDINISSSSELRAALSKAPAERDLIIYSAELNYIDSSGVACLIMAYKQLAAAGAKVRLANPAAALMNVLKILKFDSLFSIEND, from the coding sequence ATGGCTTTTGAAATTGACCACACGGATGAGGCCACCATCCTGACCTTAAGTGGGGATATCAACATTTCATCAAGTTCTGAGCTGAGAGCGGCATTAAGCAAAGCGCCTGCTGAGCGTGATCTTATCATCTATTCTGCTGAATTGAATTATATCGATTCAAGTGGTGTAGCCTGTTTGATCATGGCTTACAAACAATTGGCTGCCGCAGGCGCAAAAGTGCGTCTTGCAAACCCTGCTGCCGCGCTGATGAATGTTCTTAAAATTTTAAAATTTGACAGCTTATTTTCTATAGAAAACGACTAA
- a CDS encoding ABC-type transport system involved in resistance to organic solvents, permease component (PFAM: Domain of unknown function DUF140~TIGRFAM: conserved hypothetical integral membrane protein), with translation MNSTILKAGQSVNNSIAAVGYAALILQQTFMMLFTGYRAGQAVRLRHVSAEIMVAGVQALPVVILMAATIGIMLSIQGIHSLSIFGAETQVTFGLALSIPREFAPLITGILVAGRSGSQLTSRIGSMRLNGEIDALTVMGISPVRFVIAPALLGLIVSLPILVAVANVAAFFAAGIYIQAVLGIGQLAYWADILSIVTLVDMAHSFGKAVIFSILISLIGICMGLKVSGGSEVLGRSTTSSVVTCIAAIIAADTVFALVL, from the coding sequence ATGAACAGTACTATTTTGAAAGCCGGTCAGTCCGTAAATAACAGCATTGCTGCTGTTGGCTATGCGGCTCTGATTCTGCAGCAAACATTCATGATGCTGTTTACTGGCTACAGAGCCGGGCAAGCGGTTCGTTTGCGGCATGTATCTGCTGAAATTATGGTGGCAGGTGTACAGGCCTTGCCAGTTGTTATCCTCATGGCGGCAACAATTGGTATCATGTTATCTATTCAAGGCATCCATTCGCTCAGTATTTTTGGCGCAGAAACGCAAGTCACTTTCGGTCTGGCTTTATCTATTCCACGCGAATTTGCCCCGCTCATCACTGGGATTCTGGTGGCCGGCCGTTCGGGCTCACAACTCACAAGCCGAATTGGATCGATGCGGTTAAATGGCGAGATTGATGCCCTGACCGTGATGGGCATATCTCCGGTTCGATTTGTCATAGCACCTGCTTTGCTTGGCTTGATTGTCAGCCTGCCTATCCTTGTTGCGGTTGCTAACGTGGCTGCATTTTTTGCGGCTGGAATTTATATTCAGGCAGTTTTAGGGATTGGGCAGTTGGCCTATTGGGCCGATATTTTGTCAATCGTCACGCTGGTTGATATGGCACATTCCTTTGGTAAAGCAGTTATTTTTTCCATATTGATTTCCCTTATCGGGATTTGTATGGGCCTGAAGGTTTCCGGCGGGTCAGAGGTGCTCGGCCGTTCCACAACCTCGTCTGTTGTGACATGTATTGCAGCGATTATCGCTGCTGATACCGTATTTGCCTTAGTGTTGTAG
- a CDS encoding ABC-type transport system involved in resistance to organic solvents, ATPase component (PFAM: ABC transporter) codes for MAGITTQQTPKSKQPHPPVLDILNLVGGYEGTAVIKDCSMQVQQGEIVVIMGGSGSGKSTFLKHLIGLKEPMSGDVSLFGDSLYEASYLHRLKLLKNIGVAFQSGALLSSLTVAENVALPLREHSDLDEQTIDFIVRMKLDFVGLLDKGHLLPSELSGGMLKRAAVARAIALDPRLTFMDEPSAGLDPVVAAALDDLIIKLKDSLGMSVVVVTHELESAFKIADKIVVLDRGHIIFTGTVKQIKASRNQRIQNLINRVPEEEEFDAEAHLKRLFGEL; via the coding sequence ATGGCCGGAATAACCACACAACAAACACCCAAATCAAAGCAGCCGCACCCACCGGTTCTTGATATCCTCAATCTTGTCGGCGGGTATGAGGGCACGGCGGTCATAAAAGATTGCTCTATGCAGGTCCAGCAAGGCGAAATTGTTGTCATTATGGGGGGCTCTGGGTCTGGAAAATCGACCTTTTTGAAACATTTAATTGGCCTGAAAGAGCCGATGAGCGGGGATGTTAGCTTATTTGGGGACTCGCTCTATGAAGCCAGCTATCTTCATCGCCTGAAATTATTAAAAAATATTGGCGTGGCGTTCCAGTCAGGTGCTTTGCTCTCTTCTCTGACGGTCGCGGAAAATGTGGCTTTGCCATTACGTGAACATTCCGATCTTGATGAACAAACCATTGATTTCATTGTTCGCATGAAATTGGATTTTGTCGGTTTGCTGGATAAGGGGCATTTGCTGCCTTCTGAATTGTCCGGCGGGATGCTGAAACGAGCAGCGGTGGCCAGGGCGATTGCCCTTGATCCGCGGCTGACCTTTATGGATGAGCCGTCAGCCGGACTGGATCCTGTCGTTGCAGCTGCTCTTGATGATTTGATCATCAAGCTAAAGGACTCTCTGGGCATGAGTGTCGTTGTGGTGACCCATGAATTGGAGAGTGCTTTTAAAATTGCGGATAAAATTGTGGTTTTGGATCGTGGTCATATTATTTTCACTGGCACAGTGAAGCAAATTAAGGCGAGCCGTAACCAGAGAATTCAAAATCTGATTAACCGAGTTCCTGAAGAAGAAGAGTTTGACGCTGAAGCACATCTCAAACGCTTGTTCGGGGAATTGTAA